A window from Osmia lignaria lignaria isolate PbOS001 chromosome 8, iyOsmLign1, whole genome shotgun sequence encodes these proteins:
- the LOC117606745 gene encoding protein phosphatase 1 regulatory subunit 14B, which produces MMEGGGVLTAERSPARANLHVAFTEKGEVKERREKFLTAKYGSHQMSLIRKRLAVEMWLFDELEKLYESVNESGKNREVEIDIDELLDMDSDEHRRRFLQELLVDTKKPPHDINKFINDLLEKAKTL; this is translated from the exons ATGATGGAAGGAGGTGGTGTACTTACGGCAGAACGCAGTCCAGCACGTGCAAATTTGCATGTGGCTTTCACTGAAAAAGGGGAAGTAAAAGAGCGCAGAGAGAAATTTCTGACAGCCAAATATGGGTCTCATCAAATGTCCCTTATTCGTAAAAGGCTTGCAGTAGAAATGTGGTTATTTGATGAACtagaaaaattatatgaatCAGTT AATGAAAGTGGTAAAAATCGGGAAGTTGAAATTGATATAGATGAACTTCTTGACATGGATAGTGATGAACATAGACGAAGATTCCTGcaa GAATTATTGGTTGATACAAAGAAACCACCGCATGATATAAAT AAATTCATTAATGATTTACTTGAAAAAGCTAAAACACTTTGA
- the Bap60 gene encoding brahma-associated protein 60 isoform X3 produces the protein MAQRFPVPNTGNNGPPPQRYAASSVPPNLRQYSGPNFPMQQRSGFTPPPQMATAGPGTASIIRANQPYSNMRQGPMPTPPVGKRSADQRIPMSQQKPDFSHSTSKKKKKLADKILPQKVRDLVPESQAYMDLLAFERKLDATIMRKRLDIQEALKRPMKQKRKLRIFISNTFYPAKEAGEGEEGSVASWELRVEGRLLDDTKNDPNKVKSNVKRKFSSFFKSLVIELDKDLYGPDNHLVEWHRTLTTQETDGFQVKRPGDKNVRCTILLLLDYQPLQFKLDPRLARLLGVHTQTRPVIISALWQYIKTHKLQDSHEREFINCDKYLEQIFACSRMKFAEIPQRLNPLLHPPDPIVINHVISVEGTETKQTACYDIDVEVDDTLKTQMNNFLLSTASQQEIQSLDNKIHETVETINQLKTNREFFLSFAKDPQQFINKWIISQTRDLKTMIDVVGNPEEERRAEFYYQPWAQEAVCRYFYTKVQQKRAELEQALGIRNS, from the exons ATGGCACAAAGATTTCCTGTACCAAATACAGGGAATAATGGCCCACCACCTCAAAGATATGCAGCATCATCTGTACCCCCAAATTTACGGCAATATTCTGGCCCAAATTTTCCT ATGCAGCAAAGATCAGGTTTTACTCCACCTCCCCAAATGGCAACTGCAGGTCCTGGTACAGCTAGTATAATTAGAGCAAATCAACCGTATTCAAATATGCGTCAAGGACCTATGCCTACTCCACCAGTTGGGAAGAGAAGTGCTGATCAGCGTATACCTATGTCACAACAAAAACC TGATTTTTCACATTCCACatccaagaagaagaaaaagttggCAGATAAAATATTGCCACAGAAAGTACGCGATCTAGTGCCAGAATCTCAAGCATACATGGATCTACTTGCATTCGAGAGGAAGTTAGATGCAACAATAATGCGAAAACGACTCGACATACAGGAAGCGCTTAAACGTCCAATGAAGCAAAAGAGAAAATTACGAATATTTATTTCCAATACCTTCTATCCAGCGAAAGAAGCTGGCGAAGGAGAAGAGGGTTCGGTCGCGTCTTGGGAGCTTAGGGTCGAAGGTCGGCTGTTGGACGATACAAAGAATGACCCTAATAAGGTAAAAAGCAAT GTGAAAAGGAAATTCTCTTCGTTCTTTAAGAGTCTAGTTATAGAATTAGACAAAGATTTATACGGACCTGACAATCATTTGGTTGAATGGCACCGTACGCTGACAACGCAGGAGACCGATGGTTTTCAAGTAAAAAGACCTGGGGATAAGAACGTTCGATGTACCATTCTATTGCTCCTTGATTACCAGCCTTTACAA TTCAAATTAGATCCCAGATTAGCGCGGCTTTTAGGAGTACATACACAAACGCGTCCTGTCATTATTTCCGCCCTCTGGCAGTATATAAAAACGCACAAACTTCAGGACAGTCATGAAAGAGAATTCATAAACTGTGATAAGTATTTGGAGCAAATATTCGCTTGTTCAAGGATGAAATTCGCTGAGATACCGCAGCGTTTAAATCCGCTGCTCCATCCGCCGGATCCTATTGTAATAAACCACGTTATCAGTGTGGAAG GTACAGAAACAAAACAGACTGCATGCTACGACATTGATGTCGAGGTCGACGACACCTTGAAAACTCAGATGAACAATTTCTTACTTTCAACGGCGAGTCAGCAAGAAATTCAGAGTCTAGACAACAAGATACACGAAACAGTTGAAACGATCAATCAATTGAAAACGAACAGGGAATTCTTCCTAAGTTTTGCCAAAGATCCTCAACAGTTCATTAACAAGTGGATCATATCCCAAACGAGAGACTTGAAAACGATGATAGACGTTGTTGGTAACCCGGAAGAGGAACGAAGGGCAGAGTTTTATTACCAACCCTGGGCGCAGGAAGCTGTTTGCAGATACTTCTACACGAAGGTTCAGCAGAAACGCGCAGAGTTGGAACAAGCGCTCGGTATCCGGAATTCCTAA
- the Bap60 gene encoding brahma-associated protein 60 isoform X1 produces the protein MAQRFPVPNTGNNGPPPQRYAASSVPPNLRQYSGPNFPMQQRSGFTPPPQMATAGPGTASIIRANQPYSNMRQGPMPTPPVGKRSADQRIPMSQQKPYFWNSDFSHSTSKKKKKLADKILPQKVRDLVPESQAYMDLLAFERKLDATIMRKRLDIQEALKRPMKQKRKLRIFISNTFYPAKEAGEGEEGSVASWELRVEGRLLDDTKNDPNKVKSNVKRKFSSFFKSLVIELDKDLYGPDNHLVEWHRTLTTQETDGFQVKRPGDKNVRCTILLLLDYQPLQFKLDPRLARLLGVHTQTRPVIISALWQYIKTHKLQDSHEREFINCDKYLEQIFACSRMKFAEIPQRLNPLLHPPDPIVINHVISVEGTETKQTACYDIDVEVDDTLKTQMNNFLLSTASQQEIQSLDNKIHETVETINQLKTNREFFLSFAKDPQQFINKWIISQTRDLKTMIDVVGNPEEERRAEFYYQPWAQEAVCRYFYTKVQQKRAELEQALGIRNS, from the exons ATGGCACAAAGATTTCCTGTACCAAATACAGGGAATAATGGCCCACCACCTCAAAGATATGCAGCATCATCTGTACCCCCAAATTTACGGCAATATTCTGGCCCAAATTTTCCT ATGCAGCAAAGATCAGGTTTTACTCCACCTCCCCAAATGGCAACTGCAGGTCCTGGTACAGCTAGTATAATTAGAGCAAATCAACCGTATTCAAATATGCGTCAAGGACCTATGCCTACTCCACCAGTTGGGAAGAGAAGTGCTGATCAGCGTATACCTATGTCACAACAAAAACC GTATTTTTGGAACAGTGATTTTTCACATTCCACatccaagaagaagaaaaagttggCAGATAAAATATTGCCACAGAAAGTACGCGATCTAGTGCCAGAATCTCAAGCATACATGGATCTACTTGCATTCGAGAGGAAGTTAGATGCAACAATAATGCGAAAACGACTCGACATACAGGAAGCGCTTAAACGTCCAATGAAGCAAAAGAGAAAATTACGAATATTTATTTCCAATACCTTCTATCCAGCGAAAGAAGCTGGCGAAGGAGAAGAGGGTTCGGTCGCGTCTTGGGAGCTTAGGGTCGAAGGTCGGCTGTTGGACGATACAAAGAATGACCCTAATAAGGTAAAAAGCAAT GTGAAAAGGAAATTCTCTTCGTTCTTTAAGAGTCTAGTTATAGAATTAGACAAAGATTTATACGGACCTGACAATCATTTGGTTGAATGGCACCGTACGCTGACAACGCAGGAGACCGATGGTTTTCAAGTAAAAAGACCTGGGGATAAGAACGTTCGATGTACCATTCTATTGCTCCTTGATTACCAGCCTTTACAA TTCAAATTAGATCCCAGATTAGCGCGGCTTTTAGGAGTACATACACAAACGCGTCCTGTCATTATTTCCGCCCTCTGGCAGTATATAAAAACGCACAAACTTCAGGACAGTCATGAAAGAGAATTCATAAACTGTGATAAGTATTTGGAGCAAATATTCGCTTGTTCAAGGATGAAATTCGCTGAGATACCGCAGCGTTTAAATCCGCTGCTCCATCCGCCGGATCCTATTGTAATAAACCACGTTATCAGTGTGGAAG GTACAGAAACAAAACAGACTGCATGCTACGACATTGATGTCGAGGTCGACGACACCTTGAAAACTCAGATGAACAATTTCTTACTTTCAACGGCGAGTCAGCAAGAAATTCAGAGTCTAGACAACAAGATACACGAAACAGTTGAAACGATCAATCAATTGAAAACGAACAGGGAATTCTTCCTAAGTTTTGCCAAAGATCCTCAACAGTTCATTAACAAGTGGATCATATCCCAAACGAGAGACTTGAAAACGATGATAGACGTTGTTGGTAACCCGGAAGAGGAACGAAGGGCAGAGTTTTATTACCAACCCTGGGCGCAGGAAGCTGTTTGCAGATACTTCTACACGAAGGTTCAGCAGAAACGCGCAGAGTTGGAACAAGCGCTCGGTATCCGGAATTCCTAA
- the Bap60 gene encoding brahma-associated protein 60 isoform X4, whose protein sequence is MAQRFPVPNTGNNGPPPQRYAASSVPPNLRQYSGPNFPMQQRSGFTPPPQMATAGPGTASIIRANQPYSNMRQGPMPTPPVGKRSADQRIPMSQQKPDFSHSTSKKKKKLADKILPQKVRDLVPESQAYMDLLAFERKLDATIMRKRLDIQEALKRPMKQKRKLRIFISNTFYPAKEAGEGEEGSVASWELRVEGRLLDDTKNDPNKVKRKFSSFFKSLVIELDKDLYGPDNHLVEWHRTLTTQETDGFQVKRPGDKNVRCTILLLLDYQPLQFKLDPRLARLLGVHTQTRPVIISALWQYIKTHKLQDSHEREFINCDKYLEQIFACSRMKFAEIPQRLNPLLHPPDPIVINHVISVEGTETKQTACYDIDVEVDDTLKTQMNNFLLSTASQQEIQSLDNKIHETVETINQLKTNREFFLSFAKDPQQFINKWIISQTRDLKTMIDVVGNPEEERRAEFYYQPWAQEAVCRYFYTKVQQKRAELEQALGIRNS, encoded by the exons ATGGCACAAAGATTTCCTGTACCAAATACAGGGAATAATGGCCCACCACCTCAAAGATATGCAGCATCATCTGTACCCCCAAATTTACGGCAATATTCTGGCCCAAATTTTCCT ATGCAGCAAAGATCAGGTTTTACTCCACCTCCCCAAATGGCAACTGCAGGTCCTGGTACAGCTAGTATAATTAGAGCAAATCAACCGTATTCAAATATGCGTCAAGGACCTATGCCTACTCCACCAGTTGGGAAGAGAAGTGCTGATCAGCGTATACCTATGTCACAACAAAAACC TGATTTTTCACATTCCACatccaagaagaagaaaaagttggCAGATAAAATATTGCCACAGAAAGTACGCGATCTAGTGCCAGAATCTCAAGCATACATGGATCTACTTGCATTCGAGAGGAAGTTAGATGCAACAATAATGCGAAAACGACTCGACATACAGGAAGCGCTTAAACGTCCAATGAAGCAAAAGAGAAAATTACGAATATTTATTTCCAATACCTTCTATCCAGCGAAAGAAGCTGGCGAAGGAGAAGAGGGTTCGGTCGCGTCTTGGGAGCTTAGGGTCGAAGGTCGGCTGTTGGACGATACAAAGAATGACCCTAATAAG GTGAAAAGGAAATTCTCTTCGTTCTTTAAGAGTCTAGTTATAGAATTAGACAAAGATTTATACGGACCTGACAATCATTTGGTTGAATGGCACCGTACGCTGACAACGCAGGAGACCGATGGTTTTCAAGTAAAAAGACCTGGGGATAAGAACGTTCGATGTACCATTCTATTGCTCCTTGATTACCAGCCTTTACAA TTCAAATTAGATCCCAGATTAGCGCGGCTTTTAGGAGTACATACACAAACGCGTCCTGTCATTATTTCCGCCCTCTGGCAGTATATAAAAACGCACAAACTTCAGGACAGTCATGAAAGAGAATTCATAAACTGTGATAAGTATTTGGAGCAAATATTCGCTTGTTCAAGGATGAAATTCGCTGAGATACCGCAGCGTTTAAATCCGCTGCTCCATCCGCCGGATCCTATTGTAATAAACCACGTTATCAGTGTGGAAG GTACAGAAACAAAACAGACTGCATGCTACGACATTGATGTCGAGGTCGACGACACCTTGAAAACTCAGATGAACAATTTCTTACTTTCAACGGCGAGTCAGCAAGAAATTCAGAGTCTAGACAACAAGATACACGAAACAGTTGAAACGATCAATCAATTGAAAACGAACAGGGAATTCTTCCTAAGTTTTGCCAAAGATCCTCAACAGTTCATTAACAAGTGGATCATATCCCAAACGAGAGACTTGAAAACGATGATAGACGTTGTTGGTAACCCGGAAGAGGAACGAAGGGCAGAGTTTTATTACCAACCCTGGGCGCAGGAAGCTGTTTGCAGATACTTCTACACGAAGGTTCAGCAGAAACGCGCAGAGTTGGAACAAGCGCTCGGTATCCGGAATTCCTAA
- the Bap60 gene encoding brahma-associated protein 60 isoform X2, translating into MAQRFPVPNTGNNGPPPQRYAASSVPPNLRQYSGPNFPMQQRSGFTPPPQMATAGPGTASIIRANQPYSNMRQGPMPTPPVGKRSADQRIPMSQQKPYFWNSDFSHSTSKKKKKLADKILPQKVRDLVPESQAYMDLLAFERKLDATIMRKRLDIQEALKRPMKQKRKLRIFISNTFYPAKEAGEGEEGSVASWELRVEGRLLDDTKNDPNKVKRKFSSFFKSLVIELDKDLYGPDNHLVEWHRTLTTQETDGFQVKRPGDKNVRCTILLLLDYQPLQFKLDPRLARLLGVHTQTRPVIISALWQYIKTHKLQDSHEREFINCDKYLEQIFACSRMKFAEIPQRLNPLLHPPDPIVINHVISVEGTETKQTACYDIDVEVDDTLKTQMNNFLLSTASQQEIQSLDNKIHETVETINQLKTNREFFLSFAKDPQQFINKWIISQTRDLKTMIDVVGNPEEERRAEFYYQPWAQEAVCRYFYTKVQQKRAELEQALGIRNS; encoded by the exons ATGGCACAAAGATTTCCTGTACCAAATACAGGGAATAATGGCCCACCACCTCAAAGATATGCAGCATCATCTGTACCCCCAAATTTACGGCAATATTCTGGCCCAAATTTTCCT ATGCAGCAAAGATCAGGTTTTACTCCACCTCCCCAAATGGCAACTGCAGGTCCTGGTACAGCTAGTATAATTAGAGCAAATCAACCGTATTCAAATATGCGTCAAGGACCTATGCCTACTCCACCAGTTGGGAAGAGAAGTGCTGATCAGCGTATACCTATGTCACAACAAAAACC GTATTTTTGGAACAGTGATTTTTCACATTCCACatccaagaagaagaaaaagttggCAGATAAAATATTGCCACAGAAAGTACGCGATCTAGTGCCAGAATCTCAAGCATACATGGATCTACTTGCATTCGAGAGGAAGTTAGATGCAACAATAATGCGAAAACGACTCGACATACAGGAAGCGCTTAAACGTCCAATGAAGCAAAAGAGAAAATTACGAATATTTATTTCCAATACCTTCTATCCAGCGAAAGAAGCTGGCGAAGGAGAAGAGGGTTCGGTCGCGTCTTGGGAGCTTAGGGTCGAAGGTCGGCTGTTGGACGATACAAAGAATGACCCTAATAAG GTGAAAAGGAAATTCTCTTCGTTCTTTAAGAGTCTAGTTATAGAATTAGACAAAGATTTATACGGACCTGACAATCATTTGGTTGAATGGCACCGTACGCTGACAACGCAGGAGACCGATGGTTTTCAAGTAAAAAGACCTGGGGATAAGAACGTTCGATGTACCATTCTATTGCTCCTTGATTACCAGCCTTTACAA TTCAAATTAGATCCCAGATTAGCGCGGCTTTTAGGAGTACATACACAAACGCGTCCTGTCATTATTTCCGCCCTCTGGCAGTATATAAAAACGCACAAACTTCAGGACAGTCATGAAAGAGAATTCATAAACTGTGATAAGTATTTGGAGCAAATATTCGCTTGTTCAAGGATGAAATTCGCTGAGATACCGCAGCGTTTAAATCCGCTGCTCCATCCGCCGGATCCTATTGTAATAAACCACGTTATCAGTGTGGAAG GTACAGAAACAAAACAGACTGCATGCTACGACATTGATGTCGAGGTCGACGACACCTTGAAAACTCAGATGAACAATTTCTTACTTTCAACGGCGAGTCAGCAAGAAATTCAGAGTCTAGACAACAAGATACACGAAACAGTTGAAACGATCAATCAATTGAAAACGAACAGGGAATTCTTCCTAAGTTTTGCCAAAGATCCTCAACAGTTCATTAACAAGTGGATCATATCCCAAACGAGAGACTTGAAAACGATGATAGACGTTGTTGGTAACCCGGAAGAGGAACGAAGGGCAGAGTTTTATTACCAACCCTGGGCGCAGGAAGCTGTTTGCAGATACTTCTACACGAAGGTTCAGCAGAAACGCGCAGAGTTGGAACAAGCGCTCGGTATCCGGAATTCCTAA